From Vitis vinifera cultivar Pinot Noir 40024 chromosome 3, ASM3070453v1, the proteins below share one genomic window:
- the LOC132253545 gene encoding secreted RxLR effector protein 161-like, protein MQKIPYASAVGSLMYAQVCTRPDIAYIVGMLGRYLSNLGMDHWRAAKRVMRYLQRTKEYMLTYRRLDQLELIGYSDSDFAGCQDSRRSTSGYIYLLAGGAISWRFAKQTLVTSSTMEAEFVACYEASNQGIWLRNFVTGLRVLDEIKYSFYCTLLNYALKI, encoded by the exons ATGCAGAAGATTCCTTACGCTTCGGCTGTGGGGAGTCTAATGTATGCTCAGGTATGTACAcgtccggatattgcgtacattgttggcATGTTAGGCAGATATCTAAGTAACCTTGGAATGGATCATTGGAGAGCAGCCAAGAGGGTTATGAGATATTTACAGAGAACAAAAGAGTACATGCTTACATATAGGAGATTGGATCAGTTAGAGTTGATTGGGTATTCCGACTCCGACTTTGCTGGATGCCAAGACAGCAGAAGATCCACATCAGGCTATATTTATCTGTTGGCTGGTGGAGCAATTTCATGGAGGTTTGCCAAACAGACACTCGTAACTTCATCCACCATGGAAGCAGAGTTTGTAGCATGTTATGAGGCATCCAATCAAGGAATATGGCTACGAAATTTTGTCACTGGGCTGCGTGTTCTGGATG AAATAAAGTATTCATTTTATTGCACTCTGTTAAATTATGCGCTAAAGATTTGA
- the LOC132253529 gene encoding uncharacterized protein LOC132253529, translated as MDSAFISTTSISANINNVPMLNGTNFKDWKENMMILLGCMDIDLALRMPKPDELNEQSTQEDEVYWGKWERSNRLSLMIMKCGIPEAFRGVVTDEVTNASDFLAEIQKRFAKNDKAETSTLLASLISMKYKGKGNVREYIMEMSHLASKLKALKLELSDDLLVHLVLISLPAQFNQFKVSYNCQKDKWTLNELISFCVQEEERLKQDKTESAHLASTSKDKGKRKNKDIKVAASNGPEQKKQKVEVTCFFCNKPGHTKKECTKYAAWRVKKGLPELPKTK; from the exons atggaTTCAGCTTTTATATCAACTACTTCTATATCTGCCAACATCAATAATGTCCCTATGTTAAATGGGACTAATTTTAAGGACTGGAAAGAGAATATGATGATTCTCTTAGGCTGCATGGATATAGACTTGGCCTTGAGAATGCCCAAACCCGATGAACTTAATGAGCAAAGTACTCAAGAGGATGAGGTTTATTGGGGTAAGTGGGAACGTTCAAATAGGCTAAGTCTTATGATCATGAAGTGCGGCATTCCAGAAGCTTTCAGGGGTGTGGTAACCGATGAGGTTACTAATGCCAGTGACTTCCTTGCGGAAATTCAGAAACGTTTTGCCAAAAACGATAAGGCTGAAACGAGCACGCTTTTAGCAAGCTTGATTTCAATGAAGTATAAAGGCAAGGGCAATGTTCGGGAGTACATCATGGAGATGTCTCATCTTGCTTCAAAACTTAAGGCTTTGAAACTCGAGTTATCTGATGATTTACTCGTGCATTTGGTTCTCATCTCTCTTCCTgcacaatttaatcaattcaagGTCAGTTATAACTGTCAAAAGGATAAATGGACTCTTAATGAGCTCATTTCATTCtgtgtgcaagaggaagagagattgaagcaagaCAAGACCGAAAGTGCTCATCTGGCTAGCACTTCGAAGGATAAGGGCAAACGAAAGAATAAGGATATTAAGGTTGCTGCTTCTAATGGTCcagaacaaaagaaacagaaagttgAGGTAACATGTTTCTTCTGTAATAAGCCTGGACATACTAAGAAGGAATGTACCAAGTATGCTGCTTGGCGTGTTAAGAAAG GGTTGCCTGAGTTACCGAAAACCAAGTGA
- the LOC100253764 gene encoding pentatricopeptide repeat-containing protein At3g12770: MSNWHSTQKFDSIKGFLRHCSQTKNVRGIKKLHAHLLRTGLLFISLSCQSKLIFTYTTCLHRNNSKTFTTLLNCINSTDPLPFNMILSDYCRSGFSFLALQTFSFMHTNGVPLDTYSFCCSLVASCSMKNVKFGAQIHARVEKSAMVFDEIPVKNTVCANALLSGYGEAKLWVEGLDFVRKMRSLNLNCDHFTLSAMLRSCAGLSAIELGRQVHGSVIRKVSDVEADVFLQSSLIEMYGKCGSVEKAWQVFNLAGFGYKGERKRDVVLWTSMLAVCGRNGHFEKVIELYKEMLREGIRPDGVAFVTVISACGHTGHVKLGIKYFESMVSDFGLEPGPEHYSCVVDLLCRAGELEKAWKMVNEMTLKENGSYSISMWGALLNACNEFGNVELGKLAAHKALEMDPHNVGIYVLLSNMYAKFSMWDEIGQLRELMKESGLKKDVGRSWIEITS; this comes from the exons ATGTCTAACTGGCATTCTACACAGAAGTTCGATTCCATCAAAGGATTCTTGCGTCATTGTTCTCAAACTAAGAATGTGAGAGGCATTAAGAAGCTTCATGCTCATCTACTTAGAACAGGCTTGCTCTTCATCTCCCTTAGTTGTCAGAGCAAACTCATCTTCACATACACCACATGCCTTCATAGAAACAACTCTAAAACCTTCACCACCTTGCTCAACTGCATCAACTCCACAGACCCATTGCCCTTCAATATGATTCTATCCGATTATTGTCGAAGtgggttttcttttttggctCTGCAAACCTTCTCTTTCATGCATACCAATGGGGTTCCTTTAGATACATATAGTTTTTGTTGTTCTTTAGTGGCTTCATGTTCCATGAAAAACGTTAAATTTGGTGCACAGATACATGCCCGTGTTGAAAAATCAG CAATGGTGTTCGATGAAATTCCTGTCAAGAACACTGTTTGTGCAAATGCACTATTATCAGGTTATGGTGAGGCTAAGCTGTGGGTTGAAGGGCTTGACTTCGTTCGAAAGATGCGTTCATTGAATTTGAATTGTGATCATTTCACATTGTCAGCAATGTTACGCTCATGTGCTGGTCTGTCCGCAATTGAATTGGGTAGGCAGGTTCATGGGAGTGTGATCCGTAAGGTTTCTGATGTGGAAGCTGATGTCTTTTTGCAGAGTTCTTTGATTGAAATGTATGGTAAGTGTGGCTCAGTGGAGAAGGCTTGGCAAGTCTTCAATTTGGCAGGCTTTGGATACAAGggggagagaaagagagatgtTGTTCTGTGGACCTCAATGCTTGCTGTATGTGGTAGAAATGGGCATTTTGAAAAAGTAATTGAGTTGTACAAAGAGATGTTGAGGGAAGGGATAAGGCCAGATGGGGTGGCATTTGTGACTGTCATCTCTGCTTGTGGACACACTGGCCATGTGAAACTTGGAATTAAGTATTTTGAGTCCATGGTCAGTGACTTTGGATTGGAACCTGGCCCAGAGCATTACAGTTGTGTAGTTGATTTGCTTTGCAGGGCTGGTGAGTTGGAGAAGGCATGGAAGATGGTGAATGAGATGACACTTAAAGAGAATGGCAGTTACAGTATCTCAATGTGGGGGGCTTTGCTTAATGCTTGCAACGAATTTGGAAATGTTGAATTGGGTAAATTGGCTGCTCACAAGGCACTTGAGATGGATCCTCATAATGTCGGGATCTATGTTCTGTTATCAAATATGTATGCTAAATTCAGTATGTGGGATGAGATTGGGCAGCTGAGGGAGTTGATGAAGGAAAGTGGTTTAAAGAAAGATGTTGGACGCAGTTGGATAGAGATTACAAGTTGA
- the LOC100248668 gene encoding auxin-induced protein X15, with the protein MGFRLPGIVNAKQILQRVRMGGEIKNVPKGYFAVYVGEDQKKRFLVPVSYLKDPSFQNLLSQAEEEFGFDHPRGGLTIPCTEEAFIDVTCSLNC; encoded by the coding sequence ATGGGCTTTCGATTGCCTGGGATCGTTAACGCTAAGCAGATCCTACAGCGAGTGCGGATGGGTGGAGAGATAAAAAATGTACCAAAAGGTTATTTTGCTGTCTATGTGGGAGAAGACCAGAAGAAGCGATTTCTGGTGCCGGTTTCTTACTTGAAGGATCCTTCATTTCAGAACTTATTGAGTCAGGCAGAGGAAGAGTTCGGGTTTGATCATCCAAGGGGAGGCCTCACAATCCCATGCACAGAAGAAGCCTTCATTGATGTCACTTGTAGTTTGAATTGCTGA
- the LOC104878771 gene encoding metalloendoproteinase 1-like yields the protein MEPRVSLMLSFILSSLLLPFLSQATSSGPSRVGPFGHLESFGSFNHLEGSKKGDKREGIQKVKQYLQRYGYLSSTHYSQMGSDDFDDALESSLKAFQTFYHLNSTGTLDAPTATLMSKPRCGFPDHPPNSNSTINPNYAYILSVKWPPDQMHIHYVVFPGSQPEQPITNGFNAWAAVSKFTFERVREESRAVLRVTFGHRDGPGGTLGSAAPSYTDATIILDEDDSWTVGAVPGSHDLETVVTHEIGHILGLAHSQYKEALMYALIDDGVIKKLAQDDIDGIRVRYS from the coding sequence ATGGAGCCTAGAGTTTCTCTCATGCTCTCCTTCATtctttcttctctcctcctcccaTTCCTTTCTCAGGCAACTTCCTCAGGCCCCTCACGCGTCGGGCCTTTCGGGCATCTGGAGAGCTTTGGGTCTTTTAACCATCTGGAGGGATCCAAAAAGGGAGACAAAAGGGAAGGCATCCAGAAGGTGAAGCAGTACCTTCAACGCTATGGCTACTTGAGCTCTACCCATTATTCCCAGATGGGTAGTGATGATTTCGACGATGCCTTGGAGTCTTCCCTCAAAGCCTTTCAGACCTTCTACCATCTGAACTCCACTGGAACCCTAGACGCCCCAACAGCCACGCTGATGTCCAAGCCAAGATGTGGGTTCCCGGACCACCCCCCAAACTCAAACAGTACTATCAACCCTAATTATGCTTATATATTGAGCGTAAAATGGCCCCCTGATCAGATGCATATCCACTACGTAGTGTTCCCTGGCTCCCAACCTGAGCAACCAATTACAAACGGTTTCAACGCATGGGCTGCTGTTTCGAAGTTCACCTTCGAAAGGGTTCGAGAGGAATCACGTGCTGTACTCCGAGTTACGTTTGGCCACCGTGATGGCCCTGGAGGAACCCTGGGTTCCGCCGCCCCATCATATACTGACGCAACCATCATTTTGGATGAGGACGATTCGTGGACGGTTGGTGCAGTTCCTGGTTCTCACGATCTGGAAACTGTTGTTACTCATGAAATAGGTCATATTCTAGGACTTGCACACAGCCAATATAAGGAGGCCCTCATGTACGCATTAATTGATGATGGAGTGATCAAGAAATTGGCTCAGGATGATATCGATGGCATTAGAGTTAGATACAGCTGA